A window from Cryptomeria japonica chromosome 1, Sugi_1.0, whole genome shotgun sequence encodes these proteins:
- the LOC131063201 gene encoding F-box/kelch-repeat protein At1g55270 encodes MEETLIPGLPYDVSLQILARVPRQFYSQSMSKVSLSWREAVTSRALFAQRKCLQVTESWVYTAVVCERGNRPYILWFARNAAVEDSQWWPLPLMREEHRPICGFSCAVIDELLFVIGGCEWRTNCTNFPATNKVSVFNARTNRWSCVEGMKDARANFACGVVNGKLFVAGGNKSVDVGTENSDGMEEFTDCNCLKSAEIYDPSTKKWAGVGNLIHAMHFISGRVEDGKLLVCGIVCEGDLQFREVAEVWEETEMRWVQLHRESLTDISMFEMDDDHPPPSRGMEIQYESGVITSLSDSCQPEFYGNNGLIEMENEEEVNYFGDGLCECEGYRQACLVITL; translated from the coding sequence ATGGAAGAGACTCTCATTCCTGGATTGCCTTACGACGTGAGCTTGCAAATTCTGGCGAGAGTGCCAAGGCAATTTTACTCTCAGTCTATGTCCAAAGTTTCTCTCTCATGGAGGGAAGCTGTTACAAGTCGTGCTCTTTTCGCCCAGAGAAAATGTCTGCAGGTAACGGAATCGTGGGTTTACACAGCTGTGGTGTGCGAGCGTGGGAATCGACCCTACATCCTCTGGTTCGCCAGGAATGCAGCTGTAGAGGATTCACAGTGGTGGCCGTTGCCGTTAATGAGGGAAGAACACAGACCAATCTGTGGGTTCAGCTGCGCAGTAATTGACGAGCTATTGTTTGTAATTGGCGGCTGTGAATGGCGGACCAATTGTACCAATTTTCCGGCGACGAACAAAGTGAGCGTCTTCAACGCCCGTACAAATCGGTGGAGTTGCGTGGAGGGCATGAAAGATGCCCGGGCAAATTTTGCGTGCGGAGTAGTTAATGGTAAATTATTTGTTGCAGGAGGAAACAAGTCTGTTGATGTAGGTACCGAGAATTCTGATGGGATGGAGGAATTCACGGACTGCAATTGTCTAAAGTCGGCGGAAATTTACGATCCATCGACGAAGAAGTGGGCGGGTGTGGGGAATCTGATTCATGCCATGCATTTCATTAGCGGGCGTGTGGAGGACGGCAAATTGCTGGTTTGTGGTATCGTCTGTGAAGGGGATTTGCAATTCCGTGAAGTAGCAGAGGTGTGGGAAGAAACAGAGATGAGGTGGGTACAACTTCATCGGGAAAGTCTAACTGATATATCCATGTTTGAGATGGATGATGATCATCCTCCTCCATCGCGAGGAATGGAAATTCAATATGAGTCTGGTGTCATCACATCCTTGTCTGATAGCTGCCAACCAGAGTTTTATGGAAACAATGGATTGATTGAAATGGAAAATGAGGAAGAGGTAAATTATTTTGGAGACGGGTTATGTGAATGTGAAGGGTATCGCCAAGCCTGCCTTGTAATAACGCTGTGA